Proteins encoded by one window of Mariniplasma anaerobium:
- a CDS encoding DUF1189 family protein, translating into MIKKFMTSLSKPPLTIFFIRDSWFKVIFYVIFVTFLIIVPTIIKSSINPTMDIQRYQDMQTTLKSDFIIENAQIIDGTLSYEAAGSFSFAYFNVYLGDNEFSNNSVNFVFEENDLAIYVVDIEIDRASYQSLNLEDYDFSSTDNQDITRLSVAIKQMYESQSFIVTAEIFATYFLTLFDYIFIALLMAVLMVFFINRIPMPFSLRFKLSLYLTTVYGVIQLILVLFSATYLNFIALIAVYIYHLWTYRSIKIIPKGVI; encoded by the coding sequence ATGATCAAGAAATTTATGACAAGTTTATCTAAGCCACCTTTAACGATTTTTTTTATAAGAGATTCGTGGTTTAAGGTTATTTTCTACGTTATTTTTGTGACGTTTTTAATTATAGTACCAACAATAATCAAATCATCAATTAATCCAACAATGGATATTCAAAGATATCAAGATATGCAAACAACACTTAAATCTGATTTCATCATAGAAAACGCACAAATTATAGATGGAACTTTAAGCTATGAAGCTGCTGGTTCATTTTCTTTTGCGTATTTTAATGTTTATTTAGGTGATAATGAGTTTAGTAATAACTCAGTTAATTTTGTTTTTGAAGAAAATGATTTAGCTATTTATGTAGTTGATATAGAAATAGATCGAGCAAGCTATCAAAGTTTAAATCTTGAAGACTATGATTTTAGTTCAACTGATAATCAAGACATTACAAGATTAAGTGTTGCCATAAAGCAAATGTATGAATCACAGTCATTTATAGTTACTGCAGAGATATTTGCAACTTATTTTTTAACATTATTTGATTATATATTTATAGCATTATTAATGGCGGTATTAATGGTTTTCTTTATTAATAGAATACCAATGCCATTTTCATTAAGATTTAAACTCTCACTATACTTAACAACTGTGTACGGAGTTATACAATTGATTTTAGTATTATTTAGTGCGACTTATTTAAACTTTATAGCATTAATTGCTGTTTATATTTATCATTTGTGGACCTATCGTAGCATTAAAATTATACCGAAGGGAGTTATTTGA